The genomic window CCTGCTGCGCGGTCAGGATGGAGTGCGAACGGCGCGCGTATCCGCTACCCGTATGCGGCACTGAGTTGGTCAAGAGGTGAAGTACTCGTCGGGGTTGAGGTACTACAGTCACAGGTTTGAGGGCTGGCTCCCAACCTTCGAACACCTTAAGTTCCGATTGGAGACGAAGCCGTTGCTTGGCCATGCTGCCTGGTTTGCCCTGAAGAACGTCAAGAGCACCGCTCATATCGCCTCCGTACCACCTGCGCCTGGCCACGGTGGCTGCCACGAACCTTGAGTTCCCAGCACGCTGCAAGAGGACGTCTGCCCACTGAGGCTGACCCGCGGCAATGGCAACATCAGCAGCTTTCAGGGCTGGCACACCTTCGACGTTGGCAGCCAGTACGCCCTCAAAGCGCCGGGCAAGTTGAGCCTCTTGACCCGCTGCATGGCTGGCTAGCAAAAACAGCGGACGCCCCGATGAAGGTGCCAGTGACGCAACGAGACGCGCAAGCGGCCTAACGAACTTCGCCGGCAGTTTCCTCAGAATCTGGAGCACCAAGACAAATGGTGCCTCGGTTAGGTGCTCCGTCACTGTTCCTGCCGCCAGCCTGATGTTGCGGAGAAATTGGATCATGTGGTGTGCTCCCGCTCGGAGGAAAGTTTCGGGTGCACAAGCGAAGATATGCTGTCCATGTATTTGACCGCCAGTTGAGCGTAATCAGCGTTATCACGCACCCACTCACGCCCACTTGCGCCAGAAGCCAAGCGTCGCCGATCCGCAGCCAGATCCCGCCATAACTGTGCCACCGCTTCCGGGCTGGCAGGCACGACGTCTCCCCCCCTGGCCTCCAGAATGATACGTTCAGCTTCACCCCGCACGATAGCGGTAACGTGTCTCCCAATGGCCAGGACCTCGTAGGTCTTTGAGGGCACCGTAGTCTCAAAAGACTTCCAGTCATCGCGAAGAGAAACCACACACGTGTCTGCTTCCCGATATTTTTCCAGCACTTCCCGTCCTTGAAGCGATGGGAAAAAAGTTACGGGAGCGCCCAGTTCCCGGGCCAACTTCACTAATTGTGGGCGGGTCGTGCCGTGCCCAACGAGCGTCAAGTGGAAGGCGTCACCGAGCAGGGCACTGGCGCGAATCAGCACGTCCAGGCGTTGGCTCTTTCCGTGATTTCCCAGGTACAGAGCTCGGAAGACGTCGCGCTCCGTCGGTGGTGGGTCCAAAAATGGGACTAAGTGTAGATCGAGCCCGTTGCTTACTGTTATAACGTTCTGCAGCCCGCGTTCCCGCAACGTATCTGCAAAGCCTTCCGTGACTGTCACGACAAGGTCGGCCCGCTGTTGCACGAACTCCACAGCTCGCTCTATGAGGCTTTTGACGCTGCCTTGCACCATTCGGGCATCGCGGGCAAGGTCAGGCCACGCGTCCCGCATTTCGACAATGAACGGGACTCTACGAAGCTTGGAGAGAACGTAACCAGTGGCGAGGGTAGGGAGGCTGGGCGCAGTCGCAAGAATTGCATCGGGCTTCTTGCTCCGCAAGCCGATGGGAACGGACATGACTGCCGAGAACAGCTGATCAACAAAGCGCGCAAGCGACGACGTCCCCAAGTGCCTCAGGTAAGGGACTCGTCGAATAATTTCCCCGTTTGGTCCGGTTTGCTGCGAGAAAGCCAGCCCAGCTTCCCTGCGAGGTAAATTGCGGCGACCGTTGGGATAATGAGCCACGGGAGCGACAACTTCCACTTCCCAACCCGCCTGACGAAATTCACGGGTCAAGGACAACCATCGACGCTGAGGAGGACTGTGCTCAGGCCAGTAAGAATGTGTGAGGAGCATAAGGCGCAGCGGTCGTGATGCAGGTTTTGTAGCAGCCCTATCCCCGGGTAGGGAGTTACGCATTAGCCTACTTGCCGTTGACGCGGGATCCGGGGACGCCCTTGGAACGTAGAGCCCTGAAATACGCGACGCCTAGAAGAATCAGCACCAGAACTGTAAGGCCTTGCACGGTGGGATTGTTTTCGGCGACGGGCGCCAAGGCCGCTTTCAAAGGACCTGCGATGTCTGCACTGACCGCCGGCGGGGCAGCGGTCTTGGTAGCGGAAGGTATCGGCGTAGGCGTGGGGGCCGCGGGAGCAGACGTAGTCGGGTCCGCCGGCATTCCGGGTTCCACGACGTAACCTTGGGTGCCTGCATCTGTCGGCAGAACAGATGCAGGGACTTCCTGAGAAGGAACGACTGGAGTAACTGGCGTAACGATCGGCGGGGCGGCAGGTTCCGAGGCAGGTGGAACTACGGGTGCCGGCTGGGTCGGCGACGGAACCGGCGCAGGAGTCTCCGGGTCCAACGGCTTCAGCGTCGGGACAGGTTCAAGAGTCGGAGGAATAACCACAGGAGGCGTGACGGGCGCTGTGGGCGTCTCCGGGTCGACAGGCTGCTCGGTTCCTGTACCAGGTCCGGGCTCTGTTTCGGTGGCGAAGGCTGGCTGGGTTCCAAAGAACCCAAGAATGGCCAGCATCAAGACCACAAGTGCGGCTTGGCCACGATTGATTCCGGTGCCCAACTTCCCCCCCGTTGAATGAGATTTCAGAACGCTCTCAGAGTCCTATCGAAGGCGCCGCCTGAGGCTCGGCGGCGCACGGACGTCCACCATCAGAGGGCGACCCGGATTAGTTTACCGTATGGATTAGAAGCGGGTGTTCGGCCGGCGATACTGGCTGCGCTCTTCGTAAGTTTCGTCACAGCTCGGTGGGTGTCCTATAGGCCCTTGCTAGAGTCGTAGCTGCCCGCGCCGATCCCTAGGAAGTCATGCCATTCCGGAAGTTGCCCGCAAGTGAAGCGCCTCCTAAGCCATCTCTGCTTCATCGCTTCCTTGGGGGTCGCCGCAACTGGATGATAATGCTCGCCGCACTGTCAGCAGCGATTCTGATGATGGGTGGACTCAACTTCCTCTCCAGCACTGCAAAAGAAGTACAAGAGTCCGAATCAGTTGGCCGCGCAGCAGATTCCGTCCCTGACGAAAGCAAGCCGGAACACGGGTACCCCATCAGCGGGTACTTCATAATGGCCAGCTCCCGTGACGCTGCTAACCAGAAGAAGCTTGCAGATATCAAGGCACTAGGTGGCGACACAGTCATCACCTTCGGAACGTCATTACGGCCAGCGACGCTGGAGACACTGCCGGATGACTGCATCATTGGTGGGAAGCCCTGCGCAAGAGTCGCAGCGGGTTCTCTCAATGTTGACC from Arthrobacter sp. StoSoilB20 includes these protein-coding regions:
- a CDS encoding glycosyltransferase family 4 protein produces the protein MTREFRQAGWEVEVVAPVAHYPNGRRNLPRREAGLAFSQQTGPNGEIIRRVPYLRHLGTSSLARFVDQLFSAVMSVPIGLRSKKPDAILATAPSLPTLATGYVLSKLRRVPFIVEMRDAWPDLARDARMVQGSVKSLIERAVEFVQQRADLVVTVTEGFADTLRERGLQNVITVSNGLDLHLVPFLDPPPTERDVFRALYLGNHGKSQRLDVLIRASALLGDAFHLTLVGHGTTRPQLVKLARELGAPVTFFPSLQGREVLEKYREADTCVVSLRDDWKSFETTVPSKTYEVLAIGRHVTAIVRGEAERIILEARGGDVVPASPEAVAQLWRDLAADRRRLASGASGREWVRDNADYAQLAVKYMDSISSLVHPKLSSEREHTT